Sequence from the Acidobacteriota bacterium genome:
CGATCGGGTCTGCCGGCGAGTCCGTGGCGGCCGGCGTGGTCTTCACGATCCCCGCGCTGATCTTCCTCACGCCGTACGGGCCCGCGTACTTCAACTACTTCCAGATCACGATGCTCGCGTTCGCCGGCGGCATCCTCGGTGTGTTGCTGATGGTGCCGCTGCGGCGCGCGCTCATCGTGAAAGAGCACGGCGTCCTGCCCTATCCGGAAGGCACCGCGTGCGCCGACGTGCTGGTGGCCGGCGAGCGAGGCGGCCAGTTGGCGTCCCTCGTGTTCAAGGGCCTTGGCGTCGGCGCGGCGTTCAAGGCGCTGCCGTGGATCCTGCAACTCGTACGCACCGAGGTCGGCTACACGACGCCCAAGACCAGCGCGTTCCCCAACGCCACGCTGAACGTGGACATCTCGCCCGAGTACATGGGCGTGGGGTACGTGATCGGACCGCGCATCGCGGGCGAGATGGTGGCAGGCGGCGTGCTCTCGTGGATGGTGCTGCTGCCACTACTCACGATCGTCGGCGCCTACATGCCAACACCGTTCCCACCCGCACCAGCCGACGGCCTGCGCATCGTGGACATGGCGCCCGGTCAGGTCTGGAGCCAGTACATCCGCTACATCGGTGCGGGTGCGGTCCTCGCCGCGGGCCTCATCACGCTGGCCCGGACGATCCCGACGATCGTCTCGTCGTTCCGCGACAGCGTGAAGGACCTCCGTGCAGACAACGCGACGCAGGCGCAGCGCCGCACCGAACGCGATCTGCCGGCTGGCGTGGTCCTCGGAGGCACGCTGCTGCTCGCGCTCGCACTCGCCGTCGTGCCGGGCATGCCCACGCAGGGCAACCCGCTCGCCGCCGGCCTCGTGGTGATCTTCGGATTCTTCTTCGTCACCGTCGCGTCACGCATCGTCGGCTTGATCGGGAGCTCGTCGAGTCCCGTGTCAGGTATGACGATCGCCACGCTGATCCTCACGTGCACGATCTTCGTGAGTCTCGGATGGACCGGCGATCTCTATGCGCCGATCGCGCTGACGGTCGGCGCCGTCGTGTGCATCGCCGCCGCCAACGCCGGAGCCACATCGCAGGATCTGAAGACCGGGTTCCTCGTCGGCGCCACGCCGAGATACCAGCAGATCGGCCTCGTGATCGGCGTCGTCGTGTCGGCGCTCATCATCGGCGTCACGACGCTCTACCTGCACAAGGTGATGGTGATCGGATCGAACGCGCTGCCCGCCCCGCAGGCCACGCTGATGTCGACCATCATCCGCGGGCTCCTGAGCCAGAACCTGCCGTGGGGGCTCGTCCTGACCGGCGTGTTCATCGCCGTGACGATGGAGTTGTGCGGCGTGCGGTCGCTGTCGTTCGCCGTCGGCGCGTATCTGCCGATCGCCACCACCGCGCCGATCTTCGCCGGCGGACTCGTGCGATGGCTGGTGGAACGGTCGACCGGCAGACACGACGACTCGGACGTCAGCTCCGGCACGCTCTTCAGTTCCGGCCTCATTGCCGGCGGGTCGATCGCCGGCATCGCATACGCCGTCCTGTACGGATCGCGAGACTACATGCCTTCGTTCCTGCGCGTGGAAGACGCCCAGGAGAGCCTGGGGCGGATTCCGGCGCTGCACGAGGGACTCCCCGGACACCTCATCGGCGCGGCGGTGTTCGTGCTGCTGGGCGTGATTCTGGCGCGTGTCGGCCGGCAGCGTGTCAACTGAGACGCCGGCTCAGGCGTCGATACATCGTATGGTCGTTCCTGCACTGTTCGTCCTCGCCCTGTGCCTCGCGGCCTGGCCCGGAGTCGTCTCGGCGCAGATCCGGGCCGAGACGACAGGTACACGCCGGGTGACGACGCTCGACACGCTCGCCGCGTACCCGGGCTTCTATCACCTGCAACCCGTGCGGGTGCGCGCACGACTCGTGACAGACCAGGTCGGCACGGCCCTGCTGCACGGCGACACGCGCCTGCTCGTCGTCGGCACCGAGGCTGTCGCGCACGGCGCGGGCGACGTGGAGGCGACGGGCGTGTTCCTCGACGTCGGCCGGCTCACGCGCGACGACCCGCGCGTCGCGACGTACGACCTGGCGGCGCTCTCGGAGAAGGTCCTCCGGCGCGAGTGGCCGGCGCAGGGCGAACTGCTCGTCCTGCTGGCCGAGACGGTGACCGACGCCGAACCGCTCGCCGCCCCGTCCGTGCGCGGCCTCGCACTCGACCCGGCACGCTTC
This genomic interval carries:
- a CDS encoding oligopeptide transporter, OPT family, which encodes IGSAGESVAAGVVFTIPALIFLTPYGPAYFNYFQITMLAFAGGILGVLLMVPLRRALIVKEHGVLPYPEGTACADVLVAGERGGQLASLVFKGLGVGAAFKALPWILQLVRTEVGYTTPKTSAFPNATLNVDISPEYMGVGYVIGPRIAGEMVAGGVLSWMVLLPLLTIVGAYMPTPFPPAPADGLRIVDMAPGQVWSQYIRYIGAGAVLAAGLITLARTIPTIVSSFRDSVKDLRADNATQAQRRTERDLPAGVVLGGTLLLALALAVVPGMPTQGNPLAAGLVVIFGFFFVTVASRIVGLIGSSSSPVSGMTIATLILTCTIFVSLGWTGDLYAPIALTVGAVVCIAAANAGATSQDLKTGFLVGATPRYQQIGLVIGVVVSALIIGVTTLYLHKVMVIGSNALPAPQATLMSTIIRGLLSQNLPWGLVLTGVFIAVTMELCGVRSLSFAVGAYLPIATTAPIFAGGLVRWLVERSTGRHDDSDVSSGTLFSSGLIAGGSIAGIAYAVLYGSRDYMPSFLRVEDAQESLGRIPALHEGLPGHLIGAAVFVLLGVILARVGRQRVN